A stretch of DNA from Strigops habroptila isolate Jane chromosome 1, bStrHab1.2.pri, whole genome shotgun sequence:
ACATGAGGGAGCCAAGCTGGCTTCAGCCAGGGCCCGCTCGACAGGTGAGTCACTGTTACTCTTTCCCAAGTACAGTCACGTCGAGGTGTTATTACTCAAACACTTTTACTGACAGCAAGTTGTAGTCAGGAATTAATGACAGACAGATCTGATTCATCCACGTAAACTGTATATGGGAAAGGCTGTCAGGGTGCCTTGGCTGTCTCTAATGTTTAGGACATCCTGGTTTGCCCCTGGTCTCTGGTTATTGCTGGCCATGTACCCTGGGATTGCTCTATAACCAGCTGTCTAATGAGAGATTACTGCATGTACCAActgctgaggtgctgctgcttggcCCTGTTGTCATAAAAAGGCAGGTGATACAAGATTTGTCACCCCTTTCCTCGCTCCGGCACAGTCCTGGCTCTGTTAGGTCCTTGGTGGCTCCGTGCCCACTCCCACCTCCAACCTGTTTGCTTTGGCCCGAGTTGGGAAGCTCAATCACCAGCAGTGGCAAAGGTCCCAGCTGCAAGAGCCTGTGGGTACAGCCTCACACAACTAGCCCATCATAAAGCAATCACACGTTAATTGTGTGTAAGTACCTAATCTGCTAAATGCCATTAATCCTGGTGAGTGTGCCAAGCACCTGGTGTCCGTGCTGTCCCTGGCTGGTTACAGCTCTTGTTTCCTGAGCAGTCACATCCCTGCAGAAGAGCTGGTGGTGCTGAGTGGCCCCAGTTGCAGCTCACCAGAGATGGCTCCATGGGGGCACTGGAGACATTCCCAGAACCCCGCAGATCAGCCCAGCACTTCGCACGCCAGCGCCTGCCCTCTCCGTGCAGGGCGCTGGAAGAAACACAGCAATAAGCAGCACATTAAGGCACAGCAGGGCACAAGTGAGGAGGAGGGCAAGAGCACAGTCCTTTACGTGAGCTTCGGTGTTGCAGTTGTTTGCTGTGGTCTGTGCTGACTCTGCTCAGGAGCAGAGGCTTTCCAGCACGCGGAGCCTGAGCACTGCAGCGCGGGGCACTGTGGTAAGACGGACTCTGTGAAGCAGTTGCTGTAACAAGGTGGAATTAACTGCAGGGATGGTGTTACCTGtgacagcaggagcagagcagtgggtGCACGCAGGCGGAGCTGCCTCTTACACTGCAGTGTTGGATCTTGGGTGCAGCCTTGGCACTTGGTGTGCAGTCAGCATGCCCCAGTTCTACAGTGGAGCAGCACAGATGCTAACATTTGGGTTTTTACCATTACCTATTTTACATGGCAAACAAGAATAATACTGGGTTAGGTTTGGGTTAAAAACAGTCTATACTGGTGGAACTTCAACTTGCATCTTCACAATAAATCAGTACTAGTTGACAGAGCACCTCTGCAGATCAGGAAAGGGCTGTACAACTCACCCTTCATCTAACAAGGGAACCCTGAGGCAGGTGAAGCACACCCCTTTccccaagagctgcagcagtgggtgGAGGTGCTCCCCTCTCCCATGAGTGTGACGGACACGTGGGGCCGGGACAGGACCAAGCAACTTACTTACAGGCACACGCAGAGCAACTGCTGTATCCGAGCTGTTGAAACCTGCTGTGCACTGCAGTGTGGAGCTGCCCGAGCAGCACCAGGTTTGCTGACAGGGCAGCTTCACAGGTGCATCAGCAGCATTCTCCAGCAGGACAGCAGCTTGTGAAGCTCACTAAAGCTCTTAAACCCTCCTGAGgttctgctgaagcagcagcagccacctcaGCCTTTGAAGAGCTGCTTGAGCAGATGCCAGCCATGACAGTGTTTAAACCCAAATGAACGCGTTTGATCTGTGCAAGATCAAACTCAAAGCTTGCAAACCCACATGCATCCCCACACAACGTTGTACATACATCCCCACACAACctccaaggccaggttggatggggccttgagcaatctggtctagtggaaggtgtccctgcctgtggcagggggttggaactagatgatcttaaggtcacttccaacccaaaccatgctgtggtTCTATGGTTTTTCAAGGCAGCTGAGCTTACACAGCTATTGCTTTCTGCTCAAATTTATCACCCTCTATGAACCTGGCCAGCACCAATGAGGTGCTGCCTGTGCCACCCCTGCACCCTGAGCCCCACCAGAAACAGGGACATGCAAACCACAGCTTAAGCATCAATCAAGATAATGCTTTTATTAACCAGATTTTCCATCTCTGTCGCACACTGTGAGTGTTTATACAATGACAAAGCCAAACATTGCTGGAAGCAATCAGATCAGCTGATATTTCTGTACCCTCTTAACACATGGATTCTTTCTTGGTGAGgaattttttctatttttgttcattGATTCTGCTTATTTAGACTGCTACTCTTAAAATTCTGTGTCAAGATTGTCACGTCTTAAATACAGATTAAGTTGCTAGAGgtacattttttttatatatatatttatatacacacatacagaaaaatacaagacTAACTGTTTTTCcacaatatttaatttatacaCTACTGTAACTATATGTAACTTTTAAAGACACGTTAAGGGGTACAAGAAACTGTTTACTTGCTCTAAATAGTTTGGTCCAATATTATCTTTACTGTAGTGGTTATTCTCGCCCTTCCTTTTACGTGATGACATAACACAACATACACCACATGCACAATCATTCACCTGTCAACAAATGGGTAAAGGACACCACTCAGACTAACATTTGTACACCCAAAGGTTCAACCAGCCGCACACAACTCTAAGGCTATGTATGATACAACTATGCAGCATAAATGGTCAACACAGCTGTTCTAAAGTGAGCACCATATATACAATCTTATATAAAAACATTGGAAACAAAATACACCTGGGGTTAGTTAAAAGGTGCCATTCCAAGGCTGTACATAATATCAGGAAAGAGTATTTACAATACTTGGAAAAAAGCTGCAACAAATAGTTTATTGCCAATGCCCTTTATAAACTTGTCTCCTACTCGGATGTTATGCTCACTGTCTGTGAACCACACATCACATTTCTGGCCCTTGGTAAGATCCCTGCTCAAAAATGTCAAGCAAGTGTGTTCTATGGCTTCACCCACACATCTATCCTTGTAGCTTTTCATGTCTAACAAGTGTCACGCTGACTAAACTGCAACTCAAGTTCAAAATGGAAAGGAGTAAAACACTTGTCCTTGCCTTGCTTAGGAAGCAGAACATAAAATCCCCAGCAAGGGTCAGAGCACTCCACACAGTTCAGGCTCCCTCAGTAAAGTCTCTTACTGATCAACAAGAGCTGTCAAAGCTATGACCAGGCGTGGGGCCACTCTCTGGTGCTCCGCTTGCTCTGCAGTGGACGTGAAATGCCTTGTATCCGACCACTCTGCAAGCATTAGGGGATGCTCAACAGTGTCAACTCCTCTCAGACACCCAGCGTCTGCCCAGGGCGCTGCTACATAACTACCACCAGGCTCACCAGCATTGCTTAGAAGACCCAGTgcacagcatgaaaaaataaaacattcttgcCCTTCCCAAAACTAGGAATctgcaatatattttattctagATAATAAAATTCCACAAAGTTAATTCATCTGGTCAAAAGTCTTCTTTTGTACAGAAATACTCTCAATCAAGACCTTGCCGTGGCAATGGGAAACCTGACAGAAAGATTAAttgctgcaaaataaatactttcctATGCGCTATTTTAAACTGACTGTATGAAAAAGCATCATTACTGAGGGAAAATAAGTGGATACATGTGGGGAACAGCAGTATTTTAAGTCTTAAAAAGAGTAATAATGAGAAATATGTAAATGACAAGAAAAACTTCAGTTTGAATCCAATTACGTAAAAGGTTTTCCATCCCTTATTGCCTCTGGAAATCtcagggaggggaggagaggacaAGGGAAAAGGTCTACAAGGGTAAATCCCTAAAATATTAAGTGTCATGATATACTAATAACAAAAGTAATTCAtacaaatacttttattttcagttagcATGTAAAGACTCAAAGTAGACTTAATAGTTTACCTTtgttctattaaaaaagaagattgTCTGCTTGTAATATTAACACATTTCTATGGGAGAAAGCTGCCTTACAAGTCtacttgcttttttaaagaaagaaagaaaactgcctCTAGCAAAACAAGatcttttcagtttgatttttgagCCACAACTTTATCCATATCATAGCTTAAGACAAATAGGTGTGGGTTTAAAATCATCAAGATCACTAATTTTCAGTGCACCTTTGCTTTGTACAAGCCTTGGAACATCTGAAAGCTCCCTGAAGAGTTTTCAGCATCAAAACATTATTGCTTTGGTTCTGTTTCAGACACATAGAAATATGCCACATATCACATATTTTAGTTATCACAGAAGGTCAGAACAAGAATTAACATttcacaagcaaacaaaagcttCTCTCTCTAGTTTAAGTGCAGAACAGGAAACTTCTAAGTGCTCCATTTACATTAGGATCCagatatttatattaatttaatcCAGATCTTTCATAGTAAACtcataaatgtaaaaattacacaataaaatattctgttttgttgaaaaagaagaacagaTCTGCTAGCAGCATGCAAAGACCATGCACTGTCATACCATCAAGCAAACTCAAAAGTGTAATAAATAACTGCTCAAAGCTCACTTAAAAATCTTAAGACAACAAAAGGGGGTCCGTGACAAGGTGTTCACAGCTCTGAACAGGAAGATTGATGCTGTCAAGTAGATCAAGCTACTAAAGTCAGGTCATCGTCAAATGACATGACAACAACTGGTTTGACTGGAGGTACACAGTAGCCCCTCCTTTGGGTTCCGCTGAATATTCACAGATATCATCTTATCACAGAGAGGTAGTTGTAGCACATTGTTTTTCAAGTTCCTGTTCTTTATCCGTTCCAATTCATTTGCTGTGACTGACATTTGGTCAGAAAAAAATTTTAGGCTGCCCAGGGACGAAGCCTGGCTTGCGCTTCCACTGGAGCTTATACACATTTTCCATGTCGATTTCTCCTGTACTTTTACACTGGAAAAGGACAGATTGTTTTGCGGATCGATAATGTATTTAGTGCTGCCGTGAATCTGCGAGCCTAGGCAAAGGCTCATCAACTTGAGGCTTTCAACCAGTTCCCCTGCACTTCTAGACGACAGCTGCAGTGAGTTTCCGGATCCGGCACATCTCCGAGTGGAACCTGAAGTGGTGTTGGTGCCACCGCCAGAGCTGCCAGAGGGGCTCCCCCCGCCCTTGTTGTTATCGCTTGGGCTTGTTTTGTCTACCCCTCCGTTTGCATTACTTGGTTTGCTTTGTCCACCTCCATCTCCCTGGCTGCCGGGTGGCCCTTCGCTACTATCCCGCCTATGCCAGGAGTAAGTAAACCCACTATCTTTGTCTAGGCGTCTCCTGCTTTCTGAGTCATCATCGCTTGTTTCTGAGCTACTGCAGCTAGAGCCCCGGCCCTGGCTTTTCCTCCTGTGATAGCGTTTATGCACTGTGCTCGGTGAAGCAATATTCATTTTTAACCTGCTGAGCTTTGGGGGCAAGTTCTCATCCATGTCAAACTCGTCATCTGACTCACCCTCCTCAAAGATCTGATTGAGGACTGGTGCGCTCTTTCTTGAAGTAAGTCGGTTTGTGACTGAAGGCTTACGGCGCAGAACAACTTGAGTAGAAAGAGAAATAGGTTTCTTatcttcttcatcctcctcttcatcctcttctACTCTGAACAAGCACTTCCGGCCACTTGTGGTGGGTTTTAAGCTCACAGACGGGACTGCTGAAAGTGCCGGCCCGGCTAACTCAGGGATATCCTCCTTCTTCGCTGAATCGCCAAGGGCCTTGCTCCTGTGGCCGTTGAGAACGTTCTCAGCCGTGCGAGCTGGTGACTGAGGAACAGTGGCATGGGAGAGAGGAGAAGCTGTAAGGTCATCCTCCAGATCCTGGGGTACATCGATTTTTGTTGGCCATGATTGCCTACATAAACAATTAGGAAGGATGAAAGAGAAGTTAGATCATgacaaataagaaaatgtaagaTCTGCACAAGAGAAGCACAAGTACTGCCATGCAAATTGTCTGCGGAGTGGCATGTTTGTAAATAACAGCACTGAGtgactgaagaaaaggaaacgTTCTCAGAGATTGTGCAttccttcagaaatgctgttacTTGAACATCATATATACAAAAGCATAGTTTAGAAATTATGTTGGTTACTGTCAAATGAAACCTTAAGGTTTCACTGTTCTCCGAAAATGAAttgagcaattaaaaaaaaccaactttaaATACTTGTGtctcaaagaaaataatctgacaTAGGTATAGAACACCCAGTACCTAGAGGATGATATGAGCTGATTCAAGCACAACTTAATAGTATTGCAAACCCCTTTTAATGTGAagcttctgttattttctttccccagtaTCCTTACTGTAAAAAATTAGGCTAGAATTAACATGAGTGAGACTGAAAAGCTGAGTCAGGAGAAACAATTCTCTCATTTTCAGTAAGTCTTATTCAGACCAAGCTCTATTCTGCAAAatccccttttattttaaacacacatgAGTTGAGATCATACATTTATTTGTCCTTGGCTGAGCAGCTGGAATAATACAGCTGCATGAATCCAGGACTCACACTGCTTGAGAGTATGACATTTGAATACATTGTAAATCCAAGCTCAAAATGTACGACTGTGTACTAGCATTAGCTCAAATCGACAGTAACACCTGAGCGTAAATCAGTTTTACAGTTAGCAGCTGATGTCTTATCTCCAGTATCTGAGACAGTATCTAATGATTTGTATTCTACTTTAAATACTGATATATATTGTAATTTTCCTACAA
This window harbors:
- the SNRK gene encoding SNF-related serine/threonine-protein kinase, whose product is MAGFKRGYDGKIAGLYDLDKTLGRGHFAVVKLARHVFTGEKVAVKVIDKTKLDTLATGHLFQEVRCMKLVQHPNIVRLYEVIDTQTKLYLILELGDGGDMFDYIMKHEEGLNEDLAKKYFAQIVHAISYCHKLHVVHRDLKPENVVFFEKQGLVKLTDFGFSNKFQPGKKLTTSCGSLAYSAPEILLGDEYDAPAVDIWSLGVILFMLVCGQPPFQEANDSETLTMIMDCKYTVPPHVSRECKDLITRMLQRDPKRRASLEEIENHAWLQGVDPSPATKYNIPLVSYKNLSEEEHNSIIQRMVLGDIADRDTIVEALETNKYNHITATYFLLAERILREKQEKEIQTRSASPSNIKAQFRQSWPTKIDVPQDLEDDLTASPLSHATVPQSPARTAENVLNGHRSKALGDSAKKEDIPELAGPALSAVPSVSLKPTTSGRKCLFRVEEDEEEDEEDKKPISLSTQVVLRRKPSVTNRLTSRKSAPVLNQIFEEGESDDEFDMDENLPPKLSRLKMNIASPSTVHKRYHRRKSQGRGSSCSSSETSDDDSESRRRLDKDSGFTYSWHRRDSSEGPPGSQGDGGGQSKPSNANGGVDKTSPSDNNKGGGSPSGSSGGGTNTTSGSTRRCAGSGNSLQLSSRSAGELVESLKLMSLCLGSQIHGSTKYIIDPQNNLSFSSVKVQEKSTWKMCISSSGSASQASSLGSLKFFSDQMSVTANELERIKNRNLKNNVLQLPLCDKMISVNIQRNPKEGLLCTSSQTSCCHVI